tattataatttttgtttaattatatgtaaatagtgtaaatgaatatggtaactttgtactcaatgttgtaattttaattcaaatgattgtaatttttgttcaaatagttgtaaaatgagtgtatgataaacatcacagTACCATAGTTTGTCTCATGAAATACATATACATGCTCATGCTTATGTAGATCAAAAATGATGAATGGGATTGTAGCAGTCACTCTCTGCCTATGAGGAAGGACGCCgcctaaaagaaagaaaggctgCTCCGCTCTGCTATGCATCGGCTCCGTAAATAAAGCAATCTTAATTTTTAGCTTCTCGcccccaagaaaagaaaaatcccAGATCTCCATCATTTGAATTCATTGACTGTAAGGTCAGCGTATGCAGTAAGGGATTGTGCAAAAGCCTTGATCGCATATCACAGAACGCTGTTCATTGAAAACTACCATAGATTATGAttttcatctctctcttctttctcattatttttttgttacttttttGTTTCAATAACAGGAATCGTGCTAGCTAGTTACTTGCAAATTGCAGCTAGGTTTTGCCCTCCAGTTCATTTCCAAGAGATTGGAATCTCTTGTTATGTAAGAAAAGTATGTCCAGAAAAAATAGGATGGTCACGAGACAGGTTTCCAAATTTAGTACTATTTGTATTAATATCAGTATTGTCTGATAGGACGTCCAATCATTCTTCTTAAAATGTATTCTTCTCACAATTCATCTCatgcaaaaattaaaatataattaGGGTTTCTACCAAAAGCGTGTACAGATCAGCCTATATGGCACCAGACACTCTTGATTACGATATACCCAGATTTCCaggtatataactatatatatgatattAGGTTATAGCCTGTTGTATTAGTTCTATGCTTAATGCTGCTGGACCAGTGATCAATACCACTTTAACATTAAGGGACCTTCTTGCATATATGTGGtttagaaaattagaaaaaatttaaaaggaTTTTGTCTACTGTGTGACTGAAGATTAATCAAGTTCGATCCATTTCAGTCCATGTTGGGTAATGTAAACTGAAATATTGGTCATCATTTTGTAATATTCTCCCAGTTCATATTATAGAACTAACTCATCAAATGGTGGCTAATGCACAAGTTGTCATCAGGATTTTTAAAAATTGTTGGTGATGATTAATTTTAACCCTCTTCTTACAAACAGTAGTACTTCACTACTTTGTTGTTTGATTAGTATAATGTAATTTAGCCTCAATTAAGTAGTCAGCGTCAATTGACAGAAAGATTGAAGACCCGCTGTGGAATTTCCAAGACCAGTAGTACCAAAGCTGTCTAATTATCAGTACTGCTCAGTCACTTTATCCAGTTGTTTGTAGAAAACAACAAACTCGCATCAACTTCCTTCCGGCACTTAATCATTGCATAAGTCAAGCTATAGCTAGCTAGGGAGATGATGAACATGTGCTGCATGCCAATTATTCTCTTCGAAGTTCGAATAAATTTGTTATGTATATTTACAGCTAGCTTAATTTAAAGTTTCTACATGCTTCGTCAAAGGCTGAGTAAGCCTCATAATGAAATTAatatcattttgatatattgaaCAATCAGAGCATGGTAGAtccaaaaattctaaaaaataCAAGCTAAAATTGGGCAAAGAGACAAAGGATGGAGCTGGGTATGCAGGTTTTTGGTAGATTGTTTTGTTGCGATGATTAGAGAGCTAGGCAGACATGTGAGTATATACATATAGCCGGGGGTTATTGATCTTTATTTGTTTGTGCGACTGGATCAGACAATAGCTACGCACCATACTGAAACAGAAAATTGAAATATTAAATGCTTTTAACTATAAAAACATATCTTGGGAAGTTGGGTCGTTACGTGTAGTTTTCATACACCTGCCAGTTCTCTTCTAGCTAAGATGTTTAAATAACTAAGACACTAGCATCTGTAATTAGAACTCAGTATCTAAAACAAATTAGTAATGCATTGATGTTTCGAGTAGATGAGCTCGGAACATTATACATCAGAGGCATGCATGATTGCACAAATTTCCAATGTTGGCTACTGCTCTCAACAGTGTCGATATGTACAACAACAATCCTAAATATGaacaattctttttcttttgtcataatATATGGCGTCAATCGTATTTggccaataaaaataaaagaataatagTATCCTGATTTAAACCGTTTACTTTTTAAATTACACTTTAAATAATTCTATTCTTTTACATTAGTAGTCAGTGTCGAACGATGAACGAACTGAATGAAGGCCATATGTTGTAGCCGGCAACCCCAGGGGTTTTAGTGTTGATGTATAGTGATCCACGCAGGCTATTATTAGCAAATATACTAATCTTCAAAACTAATCTACATCAGCGAACTTAGCAGCCAAACACTGCTAATTTCGCCTTGCATGATTGAATCTTTTAATTAAAGAATTGAAGATATAGAGAGTGCATGGCACGTGAAACGAGCCAAGGTTTTCTAATAGGTTTTCCTTGACTATGGATTTGTTTAAGGTGATTAAGTAAGGTTAAGTGAAACagttaaagagagagagagagagatgatcaGGAAGGGAATCTACACGTGATGGGATTGGGAGGGAGTAGTGTTGTGTGTTGTGGGGTGGGAGATGATGAGAGGGAGGCATCGAAAGCAGCGAAGCAAAGCGTCAAAGGTTGTTTAGCTGTCAATCCCCCTCCAAGCCAAACAATAGTTGCCTCACGGGCACTAATCTAAGCTACCCAAACAAAACACTACTCTCTCTTCACCCTTTCTTTCTTCTCACTTCTCACGCACGTATGTACGTACTCGATCTCCCTCTAATCCATCGCCCTCATCGTTTTGTCTTCTCCCGCTTCtgtttccctctctctctttctttcatcACTCCATTATCTGAAAAAAACCCTCAATCATATACTTGATTATCCACTCAAATTAATCTATCATTCTTTCCTTTTTAATTGATGTGCAATAAATCCCTACGTGTATATTGTTGTGGAGGCTCTTTTGCTTTGTGGCTACATGAAGTACCACGTGTGTATACTTTGTCATATGAGGACTAATATATGAGTATAATGTGTTTGCATATAAACTCAAGTCCTTTGAGTAATGCCATGTAGAAATCTCCAAAAacatatagaaataattgaaACAATATGTGTTCaccaaaaattaattaattaatggcaacagaaaagaatattaaattcattaaattgGTTTATAATAGTTCAGTTAGAAaagcataaataaattttagaGTAAGCCTAAAGTTGAATAATTTGAGCATTGTCATATTATTTGgtgagaaaatcagaaaatttagttaattaatttgatAGATCGACAGACATAGAGAAAGACAGATGGAAGAAGATTAGGGCATGGGGGAATAGTATGTCAATAGGTGATATCGATAAAATTGAGTCAATTAATTTTTAATTACTTAATGCAACCACAAATTAATGTTGATATTATGGGAATTGATTGACCACTAGACTAACAGGTTATTAGTCTAGCGGTAGTTTTAAGTATGGCATATCCATGTTTATTCTAATACTACTAGGAGTTTCTAAACTAAGTTCATCGAGCAACTGAACATCCCTGCTGTCATGCTGCCTTGCCATACAGAAGCTCCCGCTCTTGGCATATTAaacaccaatacatatatactaCGAACCATGGTACCATATGCGAATCCAATTAAACAAACATACTAGATTACTAATTAGTATGATAATTCACAATTAAACTAAGAAACAAGGTCAGTTACGTAAATGAACAAGATCAAACTTAATTTCTTGGTGGGGGAGTGAGGTTACTCATGCAAACATTCCCTATCTGAAACGCGCTTCAAGCCGCCTCTCTATATAAGAAAGGATGACAGGAGAgacaagaaagaagaaacaaagagaaaattAGAGCAGGTACCGAACAAAGAGGAGGTTGGATTGAAAGCATGAATTCTTCTAGGAAGCGAAAGAAAGCAGCTCTGTATGAACAACTTCGGGCTGCCACCAATTCCACTGCTGTAATTAACTGATCGATCCCATGAGCTTACAATATCAATTTTTTATGAAAATCTGCAAAATCAAAACCTAGCTAATCGATCTATCTCATGTATAATTCTTCTATTTTCCTTTTGATATTCATCATATATTTGTTGTTGCATCTGTGATTTGACAGATGAACAAAGCTTCAATTATAGTTGATGCATCCAAATACATCCAGGAGTTGAAGCAGAAAGTGGACACGCTCAACCAAGACGTTGGAACTTCGCAAAATTCATCGTCACCTGCGGTATTGCATATTTTATTACTGATAAAGAAGtcttaattaatttgttttctatAAAACACCATGATATGCAGAACTCTTAGTTCATTCGATTCTTAATACTTGCAGCAGGTTACTGTGGAAACCCTAGAAAGGGGTTTTCTTATTAGTGTCTTGTCAGAAAAGAACTGCCCAGGTTTGCTCGTTTCCATTCTAGAAGCCTTTGAAGACCTGGGCCTTGATGTGCTCGATGCTAGGGTTTCTTGTGCAGACAGTTTCCAACTGGAAGCGGTTGGAGGAGAAGT
Above is a genomic segment from Rosa chinensis cultivar Old Blush chromosome 3, RchiOBHm-V2, whole genome shotgun sequence containing:
- the LOC112193646 gene encoding uncharacterized protein LOC112193646 isoform X1, encoding MNSSRKRKKAALYEQLRAATNSTAMNKASIIVDASKYIQELKQKVDTLNQDVGTSQNSSSPAQVTVETLERGFLISVLSEKNCPGLLVSILEAFEDLGLDVLDARVSCADSFQLEAVGGENQGEADSIDAQVVKQAVLQAIQNWSQSN
- the LOC112193646 gene encoding uncharacterized protein LOC112193646 isoform X2; the encoded protein is MNSSRKRKKAALYEQLRAATNSTAMNKASIIVDASKYIQELKQKVDTLNQDVGTSQNSSSPAVTVETLERGFLISVLSEKNCPGLLVSILEAFEDLGLDVLDARVSCADSFQLEAVGGENQGEADSIDAQVVKQAVLQAIQNWSQSN